One segment of Candidatus Nitrospira nitrosa DNA contains the following:
- a CDS encoding response regulator, with amino-acid sequence MIPTKKPRVLMADDHSILLAGVRKLIEDQCEVVGTVEDGRALLEAADRLKPDLILLDISMPLLNGLEAARHLKKTLPETKLLFLTMHASSRYATEAFKAGAQGFLLKQSAASELPQAIEAVLQGKHYLTPSIVKPMIDQALKIGEASAIMGIAKELTPRQREILQLVGEGKGTKEIATLLNLSVKTVQFHKTCLMQELNVHSTAELMRYAITQGLASAEL; translated from the coding sequence ATGATCCCGACAAAGAAGCCGCGCGTATTGATGGCCGATGACCATTCCATACTTCTGGCTGGGGTGCGCAAGCTGATCGAGGATCAGTGCGAGGTTGTGGGGACCGTGGAGGACGGGCGAGCCTTACTCGAGGCAGCTGATCGACTTAAACCGGATCTCATCCTTCTCGATATCTCCATGCCGCTCTTGAACGGTTTGGAGGCTGCTCGGCACCTTAAGAAAACGCTGCCTGAGACAAAGCTCCTCTTTCTGACGATGCATGCGAGCTCTCGCTATGCCACGGAAGCGTTCAAAGCGGGCGCGCAGGGATTTCTGCTGAAACAGTCGGCCGCGTCTGAATTGCCCCAGGCGATCGAGGCCGTGTTGCAGGGGAAACACTATCTCACCCCCTCGATTGTGAAGCCGATGATCGACCAAGCGCTGAAGATAGGAGAGGCTTCGGCCATCATGGGGATTGCGAAGGAATTGACGCCCCGGCAACGGGAAATCTTGCAACTTGTCGGGGAGGGGAAAGGCACCAAAGAGATCGCCACGCTGCTGAACCTGTCTGTGAAGACCGTGCAGTTCCATAAGACCTGCCTCATGCAGGAATTGAATGTCCACAGCACGGCGGAGTTGATGCGCTACGCCATCACGCAAGGCCTCGCCAGCGCAGAATTGTAG
- a CDS encoding sensor histidine kinase produces MVWRQGNRRHYDCFGRGHRAGPSSNRAPGERSTVAASVEETGTAVWDWDVESGKVYWTMQHFVMLGYRPNSVEPSYENWAARVHPEDLAATETAIRESMEQRREYRRQFRTRWPDGTIRWIEAQGSYRYRSDGACQRMVGVMKDITSRKQAEDALRMSEERFRKIFEHAAEGIGIADERGNLLQCNEAFCVITGYSAQELVQRHFFSLLHPDDRAQNVKLVEQLLERKRSWFHVESRYLAKSGRPVWVQKYVSILFSEQGSPLYLVALVTDITQRKRNERLLQSNEAFTREVLDSLSAHVCVLDRDGVIIRTNEPWKQFAQANSDKSRTIGAVGDNYLDVCRSAIAEGDATVPPILSGIEAVLAGRQEAFSAEYPCHSSDEQRWFLLRVSPLVESQGVVLSHQDISDRKRAEETLLVKQRELERSQTELEQLNTKLLLTQETERQRIARELHDDITQRIATVAIDLQGICSVTRGSEASLLARVHQVGKMAEQIATDLQRLAYQLHPTLLEHLGLEAAVQEHVEEFEARTELKTKVQIRNLPTTLSLDQATCLYRVLQESLQNVRKHANATYVVVRILGSTRGVGLCVHDDGQGFDQAKRMSNGRKGLGLISMEERIGVLQGRFRIRTKPGDGMEIHAWVPLEDVRREGRVMESDDNR; encoded by the coding sequence CTGGTTTGGCGGCAGGGAAATCGGCGGCATTACGATTGCTTCGGAAGAGGTCACCGCGCAGGTCCAAGCTCGAATCGCGCTCCAGGAGAGCGAAGTACGGTTGCGGCAAGTGTAGAGGAGACAGGGACGGCAGTATGGGATTGGGATGTCGAAAGCGGCAAGGTCTACTGGACGATGCAGCATTTTGTCATGCTGGGATATCGGCCGAACAGTGTGGAGCCAAGCTATGAAAATTGGGCGGCGCGAGTGCATCCGGAGGATCTCGCGGCGACAGAGACCGCAATTCGTGAGTCAATGGAGCAACGGCGTGAGTATCGCCGTCAGTTTCGGACACGCTGGCCGGACGGGACCATTCGCTGGATCGAGGCTCAGGGTTCGTACCGCTATCGCTCCGATGGTGCTTGCCAGCGTATGGTCGGAGTGATGAAGGACATCACGTCACGCAAGCAGGCCGAAGACGCGCTGCGTATGAGCGAGGAGCGATTCCGCAAGATCTTCGAGCATGCTGCGGAAGGGATTGGGATCGCGGATGAGAGGGGGAATCTGCTCCAGTGTAACGAGGCTTTTTGTGTCATCACCGGCTACTCCGCGCAGGAGCTGGTTCAGCGGCATTTCTTTTCCCTGCTCCATCCCGACGATCGTGCACAAAACGTGAAACTGGTGGAACAACTACTGGAGAGGAAACGAAGCTGGTTTCACGTGGAAAGTCGGTACCTTGCCAAATCGGGCAGGCCGGTCTGGGTCCAGAAGTATGTCTCCATTCTCTTCAGCGAGCAGGGCAGCCCCCTATACTTGGTGGCGTTGGTAACGGATATCACTCAGCGTAAGCGGAATGAGAGGCTTCTCCAGTCGAATGAGGCCTTTACCAGAGAGGTGTTGGACTCGCTTTCGGCCCATGTCTGTGTGTTGGATCGGGATGGGGTCATCATCCGGACGAATGAACCCTGGAAGCAATTCGCTCAGGCGAATTCCGATAAGTCCCGGACTATCGGGGCGGTGGGGGATAACTATCTTGACGTATGCCGTAGCGCCATTGCCGAGGGGGATGCCACGGTGCCTCCGATTCTCTCCGGTATCGAAGCAGTGCTGGCGGGGAGGCAGGAGGCGTTTAGCGCGGAGTATCCCTGTCATTCGTCCGATGAGCAGCGCTGGTTCCTCCTCCGCGTGTCGCCGTTGGTGGAATCCCAGGGTGTCGTACTCTCCCATCAGGATATCTCCGACCGAAAACGCGCAGAGGAAACTCTGCTTGTGAAGCAGCGGGAGTTGGAGAGGTCTCAAACAGAATTGGAACAGCTGAACACGAAGTTGCTGCTGACTCAGGAGACTGAACGACAGCGCATCGCCCGTGAACTGCACGACGATATCACGCAACGGATTGCCACGGTGGCGATCGATCTGCAGGGCATCTGCTCAGTGACGCGTGGATCCGAGGCATCCTTGCTCGCTCGTGTTCACCAAGTCGGTAAAATGGCGGAGCAGATCGCCACGGATCTCCAACGACTAGCATATCAGCTTCATCCGACACTCCTGGAACATCTTGGTCTGGAAGCGGCAGTCCAAGAGCATGTGGAGGAGTTCGAGGCGAGGACGGAGTTGAAGACGAAGGTCCAGATCCGTAATCTCCCGACTACGCTGTCCCTCGACCAAGCGACCTGCCTCTATCGGGTCTTGCAGGAGAGCCTCCAAAACGTGCGCAAACATGCCAACGCGACGTATGTTGTGGTCAGGATCTTGGGCTCGACGCGAGGTGTCGGTCTCTGTGTCCATGATGACGGACAAGGCTTTGACCAGGCGAAGCGGATGTCCAACGGACGAAAGGGGCTCGGTCTCATCAGTATGGAAGAACGGATAGGAGTGCTGCAGGGTAGGTTCCGCATCAGGACCAAACCGGGTGACGGGATGGAGATACATGCATGGGTGCCGTTGGAAGATGTGAGACGTGAAGGGCGCGTCATGGAGAGCGACGACAATCGGTAG
- a CDS encoding PAS domain S-box protein — protein MAPKRTKKKQGAQHERPSPVRRAAARQRKASAFSARRNRTKRVVDVREQQLRQFIEQSTTAVAMFDYEMRYLAASQRWLSDYGITADVIGQSHYEVFPEIQEKWKAVHRRGLAGEVIRAEEDPFLRADGSTQWVKWEVRPWFGGREIGGITIASEEVTAQVQARIALQESEVRLRQV, from the coding sequence ATGGCACCCAAACGCACCAAGAAAAAACAGGGGGCACAGCACGAACGACCCTCGCCTGTGCGACGTGCCGCCGCACGCCAGCGCAAGGCGTCAGCGTTCTCGGCCAGGCGCAACCGGACTAAGAGAGTCGTAGATGTGAGGGAGCAACAGCTGCGCCAGTTCATCGAGCAATCGACGACGGCAGTCGCGATGTTCGACTACGAGATGCGTTATCTCGCAGCAAGCCAACGGTGGTTGTCCGATTACGGGATCACAGCGGATGTGATCGGGCAATCGCACTACGAGGTGTTTCCGGAAATCCAGGAAAAGTGGAAAGCCGTGCATCGACGCGGATTGGCCGGGGAAGTGATCCGGGCCGAGGAAGACCCGTTTCTCCGGGCAGACGGATCGACTCAGTGGGTCAAATGGGAAGTTCGTCCCTGGTTTGGCGGCAGGGAAATCGGCGGCATTACGATTGCTTCGGAAGAGGTCACCGCGCAGGTCCAAGCTCGAATCGCGCTCCAGGAGAGCGAAGTACGGTTGCGGCAAGTGTAG
- a CDS encoding fructose 1,6-bisphosphatase — protein sequence MKVTLSIIKTDIGSIGGHICPSRQLLETVQRYVAQHSSMWIDHFVSSTGDDIALLMSNSHGVGHEAVHKLAWAAFLAVTEVAKQQGL from the coding sequence ATGAAGGTCACCCTCAGCATCATCAAAACCGACATTGGTTCGATCGGCGGCCATATCTGTCCATCCCGGCAACTATTGGAAACCGTTCAGCGCTATGTGGCTCAGCATAGCTCGATGTGGATTGACCACTTCGTCAGCAGTACCGGGGATGATATCGCGCTCTTGATGAGCAATAGTCATGGGGTGGGACACGAGGCTGTTCACAAATTGGCGTGGGCCGCGTTCCTTGCGGTGACCGAAGTAGCCAAGCAGCAGGGGCTGTAG